AACTCGGCGGCGAAGTCCTCGGCGTCGTAGTCCTCGTTCGCGTCCGCGACCGCGTCGGCGACGTCGGCGAGCCGCCGGATGGTGAGCGCGCGGTCGTCGTCGGTGATCCCCGTGAACGTCTCGCGGTGGTTCACCGGCAGGGAGAACGACGAGCGGTCGTCGTAGGCGAGGTCGTGATCGGCGCTCGCCGGGTGGTCGAGTTCGTCTTCGAGGAAGGGCAGCTCGATCGCGTCGGCGACCTCGTGGGAGACGGCCGTGCAGATCAGCCCGCCCGCGTCGGCCCGGAGCCGGACGACGGCGTCGGCGTCGACCGCGCCCGCAGGGTAGACGATGTCGGTCTCGCCCTCGCGGTCGGCGGCGTCGTGGACGAGGACCGGCTCGCCCCGCCGGAAGGCGGCGACGGCGCGCTCGACCGCGCTCGGGTTCGCGCGCTCGCGGTCCGGTGCGGCCCCGCTTTCGCCCCCGCCGCGGCCGCTCTCGCGGTCGGCCTCGGCGACGTCGGTGGTCGAGTGCGTCATTCGACCGCCTCCACCCGAACCGTCACCGCGTCGTCGTCCGCGAGGTCGAGTTCGTCGCGGAGGCGCACGGGCGCGATGATCTCCAGTTGGGTCTCGTCGTGGTGGGTCCGCTCGGGGACGATGATGTGGGTCGGCTCGGCGACGTCGCCGCCGTCCGAGACCGTCGCGGCGTAGCAGGTCGCCGGCCCGAACGTCCGCTCGTCGTCCTCCCAGCCGTCGATCGGGATGCCCGACAGCGACGACATCGCCGAGCGCGAGCGGATGCTCTCCTCCGAGAGGTCGACGTTGAGCGTGCCGGGGAAGGGCTCGTACCCGAGGCGCTCTTTGAACTGCTCCATGTAGCCCGACAGCGAGATGTAGTGTCTGCCCTCGCCCATCCCGCTCGTGACCGTGCCCTCCAGTTCGACCGTCGAGGGGTCCGAGCCCTCGAAGATCCGCCGGTAGTGGGAGTACTCGCGGTGGAGCGCCGCCTCGCCGGATTCGGTGAGCGACACCCACTGGCCGTCGGCGACGACGTCGCGCTCGATGTGTCCCGCCTGCTCCAGGCGCTGGAGGCGGCGCGAGGCGGTCTGGCTCGACGCGTTCAGACGTTCGGCGAGGCCCGAACAGGAGATCTTGACCGGCTCCGACCGCCCGCCTTCGAGCGCGACGAACTTCAGCGCCGCGAGCTCGTCGTGACCGACGGTGGAGACTGCCGATTCTGACATTACCGGGGCTTGGAATCGGGCCGTGTTAAGTATAACGGGTATGAGATGCGTAACGAATCTGTTATGGAAGATCAGGGAGATTCCGAAATTGGGAGCCGTATCAGGATTGAACCGTCCGGATCCTAAAAGCGTCGGTCTCGGCATCGGGCGACGGTTGGCCGGCCGCGAGTCGGCGACGGCGGCGGCGACACCGCGGGGCCGAAGCCGCCGCGGAGGCGTTCGGAAAGGCCTTTAGTCGCGGTTCGACAACGGCGGGT
This is a stretch of genomic DNA from Halobellus sp. MBLA0158. It encodes these proteins:
- the ribB gene encoding 3,4-dihydroxy-2-butanone-4-phosphate synthase, yielding MTHSTTDVAEADRESGRGGGESGAAPDRERANPSAVERAVAAFRRGEPVLVHDAADREGETDIVYPAGAVDADAVVRLRADAGGLICTAVSHEVADAIELPFLEDELDHPASADHDLAYDDRSSFSLPVNHRETFTGITDDDRALTIRRLADVADAVADANEDYDAEDFAAEFRTPGHVHVLRGAPDLLDDRRGHTELGLALADAAGLPPAVVVCEMLDAETGGARTPTDALDYARRHDLVYVEGADVIGQLG
- a CDS encoding DUF120 domain-containing protein translates to MSESAVSTVGHDELAALKFVALEGGRSEPVKISCSGLAERLNASSQTASRRLQRLEQAGHIERDVVADGQWVSLTESGEAALHREYSHYRRIFEGSDPSTVELEGTVTSGMGEGRHYISLSGYMEQFKERLGYEPFPGTLNVDLSEESIRSRSAMSSLSGIPIDGWEDDERTFGPATCYAATVSDGGDVAEPTHIIVPERTHHDETQLEIIAPVRLRDELDLADDDAVTVRVEAVE